In a genomic window of [Empedobacter] haloabium:
- the rsmA gene encoding 16S rRNA (adenine(1518)-N(6)/adenine(1519)-N(6))-dimethyltransferase RsmA has translation MKHIARKRFGQNFLQDDRVLGDIIDAIAPAPDDTMVEIGPGLAAMTDLLLKSLNHMHVVELDRDLVARLEKRFPREKLTIHSGDALKFDFGTIPVPQGRKLRVVGNLPYNISSPLLFHLADYAPMVEDQHFMLQKEVVERMVAEPGTKAYGRLSVMLQWRYRMALMFIVPPEAFDPPPKVDSAIVRMIPIADPLPCDQATLEAVVQKAFSQRRKVIRNCLAGMFTEQQIIDAGIDPGARPEAVAMEAYVALANSLKP, from the coding sequence ATGAAACACATTGCCCGCAAGCGCTTCGGCCAGAACTTCCTGCAGGACGACCGCGTCCTGGGCGACATCATCGACGCGATCGCGCCGGCGCCGGACGACACGATGGTCGAAATCGGCCCCGGCCTGGCGGCCATGACGGATTTGCTGCTGAAATCGCTGAACCACATGCACGTGGTGGAGCTGGACCGCGACCTGGTGGCGCGTCTCGAAAAGCGTTTTCCACGCGAGAAGCTGACGATCCACTCGGGCGACGCGCTGAAATTCGATTTCGGCACGATTCCCGTGCCGCAGGGCCGCAAGTTGCGCGTCGTCGGCAACCTGCCGTACAACATCTCCAGCCCGCTGCTGTTCCACCTGGCCGACTACGCGCCGATGGTGGAAGACCAGCATTTCATGCTGCAGAAGGAAGTGGTGGAGCGCATGGTGGCCGAGCCCGGCACGAAGGCCTATGGCCGCCTGTCCGTGATGCTGCAGTGGCGCTACCGCATGGCGCTGATGTTCATCGTGCCGCCGGAGGCGTTCGATCCGCCACCCAAGGTCGATTCGGCCATCGTGCGCATGATTCCGATCGCCGATCCGCTGCCTTGCGACCAGGCGACCCTGGAAGCGGTCGTGCAGAAGGCGTTCTCGCAGCGCCGCAAGGTGATACGCAACTGCCTGGCGGGGATGTTTACGGAGCAGCAGATCATCGACGCCGGCATCGACCCGGGCGCGCGGCCGGAGGCGGTGGCGATGGAGGCTTATGTGGCGTTGGCCAACAGCCTGAAGCCGTAA
- a CDS encoding metallophosphoesterase, which yields MLTSNPVFLRLLPAALLAGCASVQPTSSMLSAYVVLGEQGSATARVLSSASECPAIELDGSVQPMRLRSPAATIAQRPTASSSTDSKPSAFPVLTCELPLPAGTRAASVAGQPLPLPRSEARRIVVIGDTGCRLKKADNAYQACNDPEQAPFGTVAAAAAAWGPDLVIHVGDYHYRENPCPDGNAGCAGSPWGYGWDTWREDFFRPAEPLLRAAPWVVARGNHETCVRGGQGWWRFLDPRPLAPGRDCNLAADDQLGDYSDPYAIPLAPDTQLLVVDTAATTWKGLKPGDTGYERYRDAYTKVAALAQRTPYNLLANHHPILGFGADLDKHGQRYLQLGDKGLQDSFGSINPLLLPANVQALLSGHVHLWQQVSFASPHPTQFVTGFSGTAEATVPLPDDPMAVQPAPGAVIGAFSSWVGGFGFMTMERTGPGSWRVEVHDRHGAVRNRCTLTDRQARCETAQIR from the coding sequence GTGCTGACGAGTAACCCGGTGTTCCTGCGGCTGCTGCCCGCGGCCCTGCTGGCGGGCTGCGCCAGCGTTCAGCCCACCAGTTCCATGCTGTCGGCGTACGTGGTGCTGGGCGAACAGGGCAGCGCCACGGCACGTGTGCTCAGCAGTGCAAGCGAATGCCCCGCCATTGAACTCGACGGCAGCGTCCAGCCGATGCGGCTGCGCTCGCCTGCCGCGACCATCGCGCAGCGCCCCACCGCCTCCAGCAGCACCGATTCGAAGCCCTCCGCCTTTCCTGTGCTCACGTGCGAATTGCCGCTGCCAGCGGGCACACGCGCCGCCAGCGTGGCGGGCCAGCCGCTGCCGCTGCCCCGGTCCGAAGCACGCAGGATCGTCGTCATCGGCGACACCGGTTGCCGCCTCAAGAAGGCCGACAACGCTTATCAGGCCTGCAACGATCCCGAGCAGGCGCCGTTCGGCACCGTCGCGGCCGCCGCGGCTGCCTGGGGCCCGGACCTGGTCATCCACGTGGGCGACTATCATTATCGCGAGAATCCCTGCCCCGACGGCAATGCCGGCTGCGCCGGCAGCCCGTGGGGTTACGGCTGGGACACCTGGCGCGAGGATTTCTTCCGTCCCGCCGAGCCGCTGCTGCGGGCCGCGCCCTGGGTAGTCGCGCGCGGCAACCATGAAACCTGCGTGCGCGGCGGCCAGGGCTGGTGGCGCTTCCTCGACCCGCGTCCGCTGGCACCGGGGCGCGACTGCAACCTGGCCGCCGACGATCAACTGGGCGACTACAGCGATCCCTACGCCATACCGCTGGCGCCGGACACGCAATTGCTGGTGGTGGACACGGCCGCCACCACGTGGAAGGGCCTGAAGCCGGGCGACACCGGCTACGAGCGCTATCGCGACGCGTACACGAAAGTGGCGGCGCTGGCGCAGCGCACGCCATACAACCTGCTGGCGAACCACCATCCGATCCTGGGCTTCGGCGCCGACCTGGACAAGCACGGCCAGCGCTACCTGCAACTGGGCGACAAGGGCCTGCAGGACAGCTTCGGTTCCATCAACCCCTTGCTGCTGCCGGCCAACGTGCAGGCGCTGCTGTCCGGCCACGTGCACCTGTGGCAGCAGGTCAGTTTCGCCAGCCCCCATCCAACCCAGTTCGTCACGGGCTTTTCCGGCACGGCCGAAGCCACCGTGCCGCTGCCGGACGATCCGATGGCCGTGCAGCCGGCGCCGGGCGCCGTCATCGGCGCTTTCAGCTCCTGGGTAGGCGGCTTCGGCTTCATGACGATGGAGCGCACCGGGCCGGGCAGCTGGCGGGTCGAGGTGCACGACCGCCATGGCGCGGTCAGGAACCGCTGCACGCTGACGGACCGGCAAGCGCGCTGCGAAACGGCGCAGATCCGCTAG
- a CDS encoding HAD family hydrolase, with protein sequence MNAFHRPRAVLFDLDDTLWPIAPVIAEAELTLHAWLAAHAPKVAQAFSIEELRARRMALLAAEPEYHLDLARLRRAALHAAFEHVGENVQHLDGAMQHFLAARNAVKPYDDVLPGLLHLADRVTLGAVTNGNADLEVIGIAHHFKVALAASRFGKAKPDPAIFLAACEALGVAPAETVYVGDDLRLDVEGAQKAGLRAVWMNRTGSTAHLEAGIVPDAICSSLEELIAWLEQQLGD encoded by the coding sequence ATGAACGCATTCCACCGCCCCCGCGCCGTCCTGTTCGACCTGGACGATACGCTCTGGCCCATCGCGCCCGTCATTGCCGAAGCGGAGCTCACGCTGCACGCGTGGCTGGCCGCGCACGCGCCCAAGGTGGCGCAGGCCTTTTCGATCGAGGAACTGCGCGCACGCCGGATGGCGCTGCTCGCGGCCGAGCCGGAGTACCACCTGGACCTGGCCAGGCTGCGCCGCGCCGCGTTGCACGCGGCGTTCGAACACGTGGGCGAGAACGTCCAGCATCTCGACGGGGCCATGCAGCATTTCCTCGCGGCACGCAACGCTGTCAAACCCTATGACGACGTGCTGCCGGGCCTGCTGCACCTGGCCGACCGCGTCACCCTGGGCGCCGTCACGAACGGTAACGCGGACCTTGAAGTCATCGGTATCGCCCACCATTTCAAGGTGGCGCTGGCCGCCAGCCGTTTCGGCAAGGCCAAGCCCGACCCGGCGATCTTCCTGGCCGCATGCGAAGCGCTGGGGGTGGCGCCGGCCGAAACGGTGTACGTGGGTGACGACCTGCGCCTGGACGTCGAGGGGGCGCAGAAAGCCGGCCTGCGCGCCGTGTGGATGAACCGCACGGGCAGTACCGCTCACCTGGAGGCGGGGATCGTGCCCGATGCGATCTGCAGCAGTCTGGAGGAGTTGATTGCGTGGCTGGAACAACAGTTGGGCGATTGA
- the fur gene encoding ferric iron uptake transcriptional regulator, which produces MSNNPTDLKASGLKATLPRLKILDIFQNSAVRHLTAEDVYKILLADNMDVGLATVYRVLTQFEQAGLLHRNHFESGKAIFELNQGTHHDHLVCLDCGRVEEFVDEEIEQRQHRIADERGFKIAEHALAIYGNCTKTNCPHRH; this is translated from the coding sequence ATGAGTAACAACCCCACCGACCTGAAGGCCAGCGGCCTGAAGGCCACCCTGCCGCGCCTGAAAATCCTGGACATTTTCCAGAACAGCGCGGTGCGCCACCTGACGGCCGAAGACGTCTACAAGATTCTGCTGGCCGACAATATGGACGTCGGCCTGGCAACCGTCTACCGCGTGCTCACGCAGTTCGAGCAGGCGGGTCTGCTGCACCGCAATCACTTCGAAAGCGGTAAAGCCATTTTCGAACTGAACCAGGGCACCCACCACGACCACCTCGTCTGCCTCGACTGCGGCCGCGTGGAAGAATTCGTCGACGAGGAAATCGAGCAGCGCCAGCACCGCATCGCGGACGAGCGCGGCTTCAAGATCGCCGAGCATGCGCTGGCGATCTACGGCAACTGCACCAAAACGAACTGCCCGCACCGGCACTGA
- a CDS encoding outer membrane protein assembly factor BamE encodes MLHSLKRRLPLFAAVAGVALALGGCAGRSVLGPQEGGRAAREPEVQVDPKQGAQTITISKAQKFMWFFSPYRPDIQQGNFVSKEMLAQLKTGMTRDQVRFVLGTPLLNDIFHADRWDYPFRLARGNGELTTSAVVVYFDKEGKVERFEGGELPTEQEYIARIAGPIKKFQKDQKRDSENQPAATRAPLPGGQESGNRNPVEVNVKQN; translated from the coding sequence ATGTTGCACAGTTTGAAACGCCGCCTGCCTTTGTTCGCGGCCGTGGCCGGCGTCGCGCTCGCGCTGGGGGGCTGTGCCGGCCGTTCCGTGCTGGGCCCGCAGGAAGGTGGCCGCGCCGCGCGCGAACCGGAAGTGCAGGTCGACCCGAAGCAGGGCGCCCAGACGATCACGATCTCGAAGGCGCAGAAATTCATGTGGTTCTTCTCGCCTTACCGTCCGGATATCCAGCAGGGTAACTTCGTGTCGAAGGAAATGCTGGCGCAACTGAAGACAGGCATGACGCGCGACCAGGTGCGCTTCGTGCTGGGTACGCCGCTGCTGAACGACATCTTCCACGCCGACCGCTGGGATTACCCGTTCCGCCTGGCGCGCGGCAACGGCGAACTGACCACCAGCGCCGTCGTCGTCTACTTCGACAAGGAAGGCAAGGTCGAACGCTTCGAGGGCGGCGAGCTGCCGACCGAGCAGGAATACATCGCCCGCATCGCCGGCCCGATCAAGAAGTTCCAGAAGGACCAGAAGCGCGACAGCGAAAACCAGCCGGCTGCCACGCGTGCGCCGCTGCCGGGCGGCCAGGAGTCGGGCAACCGCAATCCGGTCGAAGTCAACGTCAAGCAGAACTGA
- a CDS encoding MotA/TolQ/ExbB proton channel family protein, protein MTRLLRDAIHRSTVRLESGLTLLASIASTAPFVGLLGTVWGIYHALAAVSSTGPVQIDRIAGPVGEALIMTGVGLMVAIPAVLAYNGFNRVNRLTLSELDAFAHDLHAYLTKN, encoded by the coding sequence ATGACGCGCCTCTTGCGCGACGCCATCCACCGCTCCACCGTGCGCCTGGAAAGCGGCCTGACCCTGCTGGCGTCGATCGCTTCCACCGCGCCGTTCGTCGGGCTGCTGGGCACCGTCTGGGGCATCTACCATGCGCTGGCAGCCGTGTCGTCCACCGGCCCGGTGCAGATCGACCGCATCGCCGGTCCTGTCGGCGAAGCGCTGATCATGACGGGCGTGGGCCTGATGGTGGCGATTCCCGCCGTGCTGGCGTATAACGGTTTCAACCGCGTGAACCGCCTGACCTTGTCCGAGCTGGACGCGTTCGCGCACGACCTGCACGCCTACTTGACCAAGAACTGA
- a CDS encoding biopolymer transporter ExbD yields the protein MAFGAFNHHRQKEAMADINVTPMVDVMLVLLVIFILSAPMFTNAVSLDLPKAKAAAVQQGAANVTVAIDAGGTVYWNEQALKGDELAQRLAAAARRDPQPELQLRADRATRYEAVAQLMAAAQAQGLTKLVFVTDPKEAK from the coding sequence ATGGCATTCGGCGCATTCAACCACCACCGCCAGAAGGAAGCGATGGCCGACATCAACGTCACCCCGATGGTGGACGTGATGCTGGTGCTGCTGGTGATCTTCATCCTGTCCGCGCCGATGTTCACCAATGCCGTCAGCCTGGACCTGCCGAAGGCCAAGGCCGCGGCGGTGCAGCAGGGCGCGGCAAACGTCACGGTGGCGATCGACGCTGGCGGCACCGTCTACTGGAACGAACAGGCGCTGAAGGGCGACGAGCTGGCGCAGCGCCTGGCCGCCGCCGCCCGGCGCGACCCCCAACCCGAACTGCAACTGCGCGCCGACCGCGCCACCCGCTATGAAGCGGTGGCCCAGCTGATGGCGGCCGCGCAGGCGCAGGGCCTGACGAAGCTGGTCTTCGTCACCGACCCGAAGGAAGCGAAATAA
- a CDS encoding barstar family protein — protein MASVTLDGAAIRDEASFHAASRAALGLPDYYGDTMDSWVDALSYLRDDEGMTKFRLKPNELLQIVIDNAHAMRTAVPELLEEIEYCVGGINERYEDYGEKPALQLVLR, from the coding sequence ATGGCCAGTGTAACCCTGGACGGCGCGGCGATCCGCGATGAAGCCTCGTTCCACGCCGCCAGCCGCGCGGCGCTGGGACTGCCCGATTACTATGGCGACACGATGGACTCGTGGGTCGACGCACTCTCCTACCTGCGCGACGACGAAGGCATGACGAAGTTCCGCCTGAAGCCGAACGAGCTGCTGCAGATCGTCATCGACAACGCGCACGCGATGCGCACGGCCGTGCCCGAACTGCTGGAGGAGATCGAATACTGCGTGGGCGGCATCAACGAACGCTACGAAGACTACGGCGAGAAGCCGGCACTGCAGCTGGTGCTGCGCTGA
- the map gene encoding type I methionyl aminopeptidase, with product MRKKNSNEILIKSPEQVELSRAAGQLAADVLTMIGPYVKPGVSTEYLDQLCHDYIVKELKVIPANVGYAGFTKTLCTSVNEVVCHGIPSPKKILKDGDIINIDVAVIKDGWFGDTSRMYYVGNPSKAARKLCDVTYDAMWAGIRAVKPGATLGDVGHAIQTVAENAGFSVVRDYCGHGIGMVYHESVQVLHYGRPGTGMVLQPGMIFTIEPMINAGKHQTRALPDGWTVVTADRSLSAQWEHMVTVTETGFDVLTLGPGEKI from the coding sequence ATGCGTAAGAAAAACAGCAACGAAATCTTGATCAAGTCGCCGGAACAGGTCGAGCTGTCGCGCGCCGCCGGCCAGCTGGCCGCCGACGTGCTGACGATGATCGGCCCGTACGTGAAACCAGGCGTATCGACCGAGTACCTGGACCAGCTGTGCCATGACTACATCGTCAAGGAACTGAAGGTCATCCCGGCCAACGTCGGCTACGCCGGCTTCACCAAGACGCTGTGCACGTCCGTCAACGAGGTCGTCTGCCACGGCATTCCGTCGCCGAAGAAGATCCTGAAGGACGGCGACATCATCAACATCGACGTGGCCGTCATCAAGGATGGCTGGTTCGGCGACACCAGCCGCATGTACTACGTCGGCAACCCGTCGAAAGCCGCGCGCAAGCTGTGCGACGTCACCTACGACGCCATGTGGGCCGGCATCCGCGCCGTGAAGCCGGGCGCCACCCTGGGCGACGTCGGCCATGCGATCCAGACGGTGGCCGAGAACGCCGGCTTCTCCGTGGTGCGCGACTACTGCGGCCACGGCATCGGCATGGTCTACCACGAAAGCGTGCAGGTGCTGCACTACGGCCGCCCCGGCACCGGCATGGTGCTGCAACCGGGGATGATCTTCACGATCGAGCCGATGATCAACGCCGGCAAGCACCAGACCCGAGCGCTGCCGGACGGCTGGACGGTCGTGACGGCGGACCGATCGCTGTCCGCGCAGTGGGAGCATATGGTGACGGTGACGGAAACGGGATTCGATGTGCTGACCTTGGGGCCGGGCGAGAAGATCTGA
- a CDS encoding ParD-like family protein codes for MGIVKISDQMHENLRIASGALSRSINAQAEHWLRIGLLAETNPDLNYSELCQLLLRGDTGGGPLRLAPLDREALNA; via the coding sequence ATGGGCATCGTCAAGATCTCCGACCAGATGCATGAGAACCTGCGCATCGCCAGCGGCGCCCTGAGCCGCTCGATCAACGCGCAGGCCGAGCACTGGCTGCGCATCGGCCTCCTGGCCGAAACCAATCCCGACCTGAATTACAGCGAGCTGTGCCAACTGCTGCTGCGCGGCGACACGGGCGGCGGACCGCTGCGGCTGGCGCCACTGGACCGGGAGGCGCTCAATGCGTAA
- a CDS encoding VOC family protein, giving the protein MIKGLRTAIYPAPDLAAAKAWYAQVFGAEPYFDQPFYVGFSIGGFELGLIPDGTPGTAGTQVYWGVDDVEAEVARIVALGASVHSAVQDVGEGIRTAELADPFGNVLGLIQNPHFDPKQVR; this is encoded by the coding sequence ATGATCAAAGGACTGCGTACCGCCATTTACCCCGCCCCCGACCTGGCCGCCGCCAAAGCGTGGTATGCCCAGGTATTCGGCGCGGAGCCGTATTTCGACCAGCCGTTCTACGTCGGCTTCAGTATCGGCGGCTTCGAGCTGGGCCTGATCCCGGACGGCACGCCCGGCACGGCCGGCACCCAGGTGTACTGGGGCGTGGATGACGTCGAGGCCGAAGTCGCGCGTATCGTCGCGCTGGGTGCAAGCGTTCACTCCGCCGTGCAGGACGTGGGCGAAGGCATCCGCACCGCCGAGCTGGCCGATCCGTTCGGCAATGTGCTGGGACTGATCCAGAACCCGCATTTCGATCCGAAGCAGGTACGCTGA
- a CDS encoding helix-turn-helix transcriptional regulator: MALTFYTEFAPCPALRPYVDCLWAAHTDAAAPHRVLPDNCIDILWQDTGAGAFAVGMMSTPIWVPARQPVRTVAVRFRPGAATLFLGAPLHVLTDTRADLADLWGRADALRLQDALWQPALTTATRLRRIEEALLARLACAAPAPTLGQRAVAAIEASHGTLRLEALADALHVSRQHLSLQFRQQVGLTPKLFARICRFRRASAALRDGGAGELAQVALDCGYFDQSHLIRDFHDFAGTTPAAWRR; the protein is encoded by the coding sequence ATGGCGCTGACGTTCTACACCGAGTTCGCGCCCTGCCCGGCGTTGCGGCCTTACGTGGACTGCCTGTGGGCGGCGCACACCGATGCGGCAGCGCCCCATCGGGTGCTGCCGGACAACTGCATCGACATCCTGTGGCAGGACACCGGCGCCGGCGCCTTTGCGGTCGGCATGATGAGCACCCCCATCTGGGTGCCGGCGCGGCAGCCCGTGCGGACCGTGGCCGTGCGTTTCCGGCCCGGTGCCGCCACCCTGTTCCTGGGCGCCCCCTTGCACGTGCTGACGGATACCCGCGCCGACCTGGCCGACCTGTGGGGGCGCGCCGACGCGCTGCGGCTGCAGGACGCGCTGTGGCAGCCAGCACTCACGACCGCCACGCGGCTGCGCCGGATCGAGGAGGCACTGCTCGCCCGCCTGGCCTGTGCAGCCCCGGCGCCGACGCTGGGCCAGCGCGCGGTGGCGGCCATCGAAGCGTCACATGGCACGCTGCGCCTGGAAGCGCTGGCGGACGCCCTGCACGTCTCGCGCCAGCACCTGTCCCTGCAGTTCCGCCAGCAGGTCGGGCTGACGCCCAAGCTGTTCGCAAGAATCTGTCGCTTTCGCCGCGCCAGCGCGGCCCTGCGCGACGGCGGCGCTGGCGAGCTCGCGCAGGTGGCACTCGACTGCGGCTACTTCGACCAGTCGCACCTGATCCGCGACTTCCACGATTTCGCCGGCACCACGCCGGCCGCATGGCGGCGCTGA
- the leuS gene encoding leucine--tRNA ligase, with product MQDKYSPADVEKAAQSHWKAIDAYKAVENDPRFPKGKYYACSMLPYPSGKLHMGHVRNYTINDVMYRYLRMNGYNVLMPMGWDAFGMPAENAAMQNNVPPAQWTYSNIAHMRAQMEMMGLAIDWSREMTACKPEYYKWNQWMFLKMLEKGIIYKKTGTVNWDPVDQTVLANEQVVDGRGWRSGALIEKREIPMYYARITDYAEELLDFVDNKLPGWPERVRIMQSNWIGKSTGVRFAFPHQIKGDDDQLIGDGKLYVFTTRPDTIMGVTFCAVAAEHPLATHAAKNNPELQAFIAECKMGSVIEADMATMEKKGMPTGLFVTHPLTNEQVEVWVGNYVLITYGDGAVMGVPAHDERDFAFAKKYNLPIKQVITAEGKEYSLDAWQEWYGDKEVSIVANSGKYDGLRYKEAVDAVAADLATLGLGEKKVTFRLRDWGISRQRYWGTPIPMINCADCGAVPVPEKDLPVVLPEDCVPDGTGNPLNKHEAFLACDCPQCGKPARRETDTMDTFVDSSWYYMRYTCPGSNDAMVDSRNDYWMPMDQYIGGIEHAVLHLLYARFWTKVMRDFGLVKFDEPFVNLLTQGMVLNETYYREEENGKKTWFNPADVELTTDDKGRPVSALLKADGQPVQIGGTEKMSKSKNNGIDPQAQIEQYGADTARLFTMFASPPEQTLEWSGSGVEGANRFLRRVWAYGYAQKDRIAAAGAAVTATATTDAGKTLRRELHKVLQQADYDLKRIQYNTVVSACMKMLNTLESAKLDDSAESSAVIAEGFSIFLRLLNPVAPHITHALWTELGYAAAHKDILDTAWPQVDPAALEQSEIEMMIQVNGKLRGSVKVAKGLDKAAIEAAALAEESVQKFIEGTPKKVIVVPGKLINIVV from the coding sequence ATGCAAGACAAATATAGTCCCGCCGACGTCGAAAAAGCTGCCCAATCCCACTGGAAGGCGATCGACGCCTATAAAGCCGTCGAAAACGACCCGCGTTTCCCGAAGGGGAAATACTACGCGTGCTCGATGCTGCCGTACCCGTCCGGCAAGCTGCACATGGGCCACGTGCGCAACTATACGATCAATGATGTGATGTACCGCTACCTGCGGATGAATGGCTACAACGTGCTGATGCCGATGGGCTGGGATGCCTTCGGCATGCCGGCCGAGAACGCGGCCATGCAGAACAATGTGCCGCCGGCGCAGTGGACTTACTCCAACATCGCCCACATGCGCGCGCAGATGGAGATGATGGGCCTGGCCATCGACTGGTCGCGCGAAATGACGGCCTGCAAGCCGGAATACTACAAGTGGAACCAGTGGATGTTCCTGAAGATGCTCGAGAAGGGCATCATCTACAAGAAGACCGGCACCGTGAACTGGGACCCGGTCGACCAGACCGTGCTGGCCAACGAGCAGGTGGTCGACGGCCGCGGCTGGCGTTCGGGCGCGCTGATCGAGAAGCGCGAGATCCCGATGTACTACGCCCGCATCACCGATTACGCGGAAGAGCTGCTGGACTTCGTCGACAACAAGCTGCCCGGCTGGCCCGAGCGCGTGCGCATCATGCAGTCGAACTGGATCGGCAAATCGACCGGCGTGCGCTTCGCGTTCCCGCACCAGATCAAGGGCGACGACGACCAGCTGATCGGCGATGGCAAACTGTACGTCTTCACGACGCGCCCGGACACGATCATGGGCGTGACCTTCTGCGCCGTCGCGGCCGAGCATCCGCTGGCAACCCACGCCGCCAAGAACAACCCTGAGCTGCAGGCCTTCATCGCCGAGTGCAAGATGGGCTCCGTCATCGAGGCCGACATGGCCACGATGGAAAAGAAGGGCATGCCGACCGGCCTGTTCGTCACCCACCCATTGACCAACGAGCAGGTCGAAGTCTGGGTCGGCAACTACGTCTTGATCACCTACGGCGACGGCGCCGTGATGGGCGTGCCGGCGCACGACGAGCGCGATTTCGCCTTCGCGAAAAAATACAACCTGCCGATCAAGCAGGTGATCACGGCCGAAGGCAAGGAATACTCGCTGGACGCCTGGCAGGAATGGTATGGCGACAAGGAAGTCTCCATCGTCGCCAACTCCGGCAAGTACGACGGCCTGCGCTACAAGGAAGCCGTGGACGCGGTGGCCGCCGACCTGGCGACCCTGGGCCTGGGCGAGAAGAAGGTCACGTTCCGCCTGCGCGACTGGGGCATTTCGCGCCAGCGCTACTGGGGCACGCCGATCCCGATGATCAACTGCGCCGACTGCGGCGCCGTGCCGGTGCCGGAAAAAGACCTGCCGGTCGTGCTGCCGGAAGACTGCGTGCCGGACGGCACGGGCAACCCGCTCAACAAGCATGAAGCCTTCCTGGCCTGCGACTGCCCGCAATGCGGCAAGCCGGCCCGCCGCGAGACGGACACGATGGACACGTTCGTCGATTCGTCCTGGTACTACATGCGCTATACGTGCCCTGGCTCGAACGACGCGATGGTCGACAGCCGCAACGACTACTGGATGCCGATGGACCAGTACATCGGCGGCATCGAGCACGCGGTACTGCACCTGCTGTATGCGCGCTTCTGGACCAAGGTGATGCGCGACTTCGGCTTGGTCAAGTTCGACGAGCCGTTCGTCAACCTGCTGACCCAGGGCATGGTGCTGAACGAAACCTACTATCGCGAGGAAGAAAACGGCAAGAAGACGTGGTTCAACCCGGCCGACGTCGAGCTGACCACGGACGACAAGGGCCGCCCCGTTTCCGCGCTGCTGAAGGCCGATGGCCAGCCGGTGCAGATCGGCGGTACCGAGAAGATGTCGAAGTCGAAGAACAACGGCATCGACCCGCAGGCGCAGATCGAGCAGTACGGCGCCGACACCGCGCGCCTGTTCACGATGTTCGCCTCGCCGCCGGAGCAGACGCTGGAATGGTCGGGCAGCGGCGTGGAAGGTGCCAACCGCTTCCTGCGTCGCGTGTGGGCCTACGGCTACGCGCAAAAGGACCGCATCGCCGCCGCCGGCGCCGCCGTCACGGCGACCGCCACCACGGACGCCGGCAAGACGCTGCGTCGTGAACTGCACAAGGTGCTGCAGCAGGCCGACTATGACCTGAAGCGCATCCAGTACAACACGGTCGTCTCGGCCTGCATGAAGATGCTGAACACGCTGGAATCGGCAAAGCTGGACGATTCCGCCGAATCCTCGGCCGTGATCGCCGAAGGCTTCTCGATCTTCCTGCGCTTGTTGAACCCCGTGGCGCCGCACATCACGCACGCGCTGTGGACGGAACTGGGCTACGCCGCCGCGCACAAGGACATCCTGGACACGGCCTGGCCGCAGGTCGATCCGGCCGCGCTGGAGCAGTCGGAAATCGAGATGATGATCCAGGTGAACGGCAAGCTGCGCGGCTCGGTAAAAGTTGCGAAAGGCCTGGACAAGGCCGCGATCGAGGCGGCCGCGCTGGCCGAGGAGAGCGTGCAGAAGTTCATCGAAGGCACGCCGAAGAAGGTCATCGTGGTGCCGGGCAAGCTGATTAACATCGTGGTGTGA
- the lptE gene encoding LPS assembly lipoprotein LptE, producing the protein MATTTLMTLARNAVLVAALAAGVSACGFHLRGSGGNYTLPFRTMYVGLPESSPLAIDLKRNIRVNGNTVIVNDPKAADGVIEVITDPEKTRSKTILSLNSAGRVGEYLLSYNIVFRVKDGKGAELLGPTQITLSRPITFNETQLLAKEQEEALLYRDMQSDLVQQMMRRMAAIKPGTPTPGSSVPGPGSILTMPATEPAPQQ; encoded by the coding sequence ATGGCGACGACGACTTTGATGACGCTGGCCCGCAATGCCGTGCTGGTGGCCGCGCTGGCCGCCGGCGTGTCGGCCTGCGGCTTCCATTTGCGCGGTTCCGGCGGCAACTACACGCTGCCGTTCCGCACCATGTACGTCGGCCTGCCGGAGTCGTCGCCGCTGGCGATCGACCTGAAACGCAATATCCGCGTCAACGGCAACACGGTGATCGTCAACGATCCGAAGGCGGCCGATGGCGTTATCGAGGTCATCACCGATCCGGAAAAGACCCGGTCGAAGACGATCCTGTCGCTGAACAGCGCGGGCCGCGTGGGCGAGTACCTGCTGAGCTATAACATCGTGTTCCGGGTCAAGGACGGCAAGGGCGCCGAGCTGCTGGGCCCCACCCAGATCACCCTGTCGCGCCCGATCACGTTCAACGAAACGCAGCTGCTGGCGAAGGAGCAGGAAGAAGCGCTGCTGTACCGCGACATGCAGTCCGACCTGGTGCAGCAGATGATGCGCCGCATGGCGGCCATCAAGCCGGGCACGCCGACGCCGGGCAGTTCCGTGCCAGGTCCCGGCAGCATCCTGACGATGCCGGCGACCGAGCCGGCCCCGCAGCAGTAA